In Pseudomonadota bacterium, one genomic interval encodes:
- the dapA gene encoding 4-hydroxy-tetrahydrodipicolinate synthase, with amino-acid sequence MNKFQGAFVAIVTPFINGKIDEAGLKNLIEFQLENGTHGIVPCGTTGESATMSHEEHHLVVETTIKVVNGRVPVLAGTGSNSTSESIELTKHAKAAGADGALMITPYYNKPSQEGLYQHFKAIAEAVDIPIIMYNVPSRTSINMLPETVARCAQINTIVGIKEATGNLMQISEVIRLCPKDFAILSGDDFTSMATVAVGGKGVISVTSNVAPRDMALMMDAALKDDMAAARELHYKLFPLMQAMFLDTNPVPAKTALHMMGKITSPLPRLPLYKMNDATVEKLKKVVSEYGLI; translated from the coding sequence ATGAACAAATTTCAAGGAGCCTTTGTTGCAATAGTCACGCCGTTTATCAACGGCAAAATTGACGAGGCCGGACTTAAGAACCTCATTGAGTTCCAGTTGGAAAACGGCACTCACGGCATCGTACCCTGTGGGACCACCGGCGAATCCGCCACAATGAGCCATGAAGAACATCATCTGGTTGTGGAAACAACCATAAAGGTGGTCAACGGCCGGGTACCGGTTTTGGCGGGAACCGGTTCCAACAGTACATCGGAATCGATCGAGCTGACAAAACACGCCAAGGCTGCAGGCGCCGACGGCGCCCTGATGATCACCCCGTATTACAACAAACCTTCCCAGGAAGGGCTTTACCAGCATTTCAAGGCGATTGCCGAGGCAGTGGACATCCCGATAATCATGTATAACGTTCCAAGCCGGACCAGCATCAATATGCTTCCTGAAACCGTTGCCCGCTGCGCCCAGATCAACACTATCGTCGGCATCAAGGAAGCAACCGGCAACCTCATGCAGATCAGTGAAGTGATCCGCTTATGCCCCAAGGATTTTGCGATTCTTTCCGGGGACGACTTCACCTCCATGGCCACAGTTGCCGTTGGCGGAAAAGGGGTTATTTCGGTCACTTCGAATGTCGCCCCCAGAGACATGGCCCTGATGATGGATGCGGCGCTGAAAGATGACATGGCTGCGGCCAGGGAATTACACTACAAACTCTTCCCGCTGATGCAGGCAATGTTTCTTGACACCAACCCGGTTCCGGCAAAAACCGCCCTCCACATGATGGGAAAAATCACCTCGCCGCTGCCACGATTGCCGCTGTATAAAATGAATGATGCCACCGTTGAAAAACTGAAAAAGGTGGTTTCCGAGTACGGACTTATTTGA
- the folK gene encoding 2-amino-4-hydroxy-6-hydroxymethyldihydropteridine diphosphokinase: MAKAYLGFGSNLGTGKDNILAAWKKLGEIPGIRPHILSSPYRTEPVGMDSDNIFTNAAGLIDTDLACDLLLERLLAVETSMGRDRTKGRDRIIDLDLLLYDDIILTQKGLTIPHPELQHRFFVLAPLAEIAHDYYHPVLHRTIEELLNDISPSQRAGDKSSW; encoded by the coding sequence ATGGCTAAAGCCTATCTTGGTTTCGGTTCAAATCTTGGCACCGGGAAAGACAACATCCTGGCTGCCTGGAAAAAACTGGGTGAGATCCCCGGCATCCGCCCGCATATTCTCTCAAGCCCTTACCGTACCGAACCTGTAGGCATGGATTCCGACAATATTTTCACTAATGCCGCAGGACTTATTGACACGGATCTTGCCTGTGACCTGCTTCTTGAAAGACTGCTGGCAGTGGAAACCTCCATGGGAAGAGACAGGACAAAAGGCCGGGACCGGATAATTGACCTTGACCTCCTGTTATATGATGATATTATCCTCACCCAAAAAGGACTGACGATTCCCCACCCGGAACTGCAGCACCGTTTTTTTGTTCTGGCGCCGCTTGCGGAAATCGCCCATGACTATTATCATCCGGTGCTGCATCGAACAATTGAAGAATTATTAAACGATATCAGCCCTTCTCAGCGGGCTGGTGACAAATCCAGCTGGTAA
- a CDS encoding fumarylacetoacetate hydrolase family protein: MQIVRCKTRDGSSYGIIENQRINLLDGPPFGDYSIIDSIPLAEAQLLHPCEPSKIIAIGINYAPHAKEIDFQIPDEPLIFLKPPSAAIGTGCTIMLPEMSKRVDYEGELAVVIGRTIKNIPEKEALDAVLGYTCFNDVTARDLQKKDIQFTRSKSFDTFAAFGPWIETELDPENLAIQTHLNSELRQSSNTSQMIRPVPELISFISRIMTLYPGDIIATGTPEGIGPLASGDTVTVTIEGIGTLINKVDA; the protein is encoded by the coding sequence ATGCAGATTGTCCGCTGCAAAACCCGAGACGGCAGCAGTTACGGGATTATTGAAAACCAGAGGATCAATCTCCTTGATGGCCCGCCCTTTGGCGACTACAGCATCATCGACTCCATCCCCCTTGCAGAAGCGCAACTCCTGCATCCCTGCGAGCCGTCGAAAATTATTGCAATTGGCATCAATTATGCCCCCCACGCAAAAGAGATAGATTTTCAAATCCCGGACGAGCCGCTGATTTTTCTCAAACCTCCATCTGCGGCCATTGGCACAGGCTGCACGATCATGCTCCCAGAAATGAGCAAAAGAGTGGATTATGAGGGAGAACTGGCGGTGGTTATCGGCAGGACAATAAAAAATATTCCTGAAAAAGAGGCGCTGGATGCCGTTCTCGGCTATACCTGTTTTAACGACGTGACCGCCCGAGATTTACAGAAAAAAGATATCCAGTTCACCCGCTCAAAAAGTTTTGATACCTTTGCTGCTTTCGGCCCGTGGATCGAAACGGAGCTTGACCCGGAAAACCTTGCCATCCAGACACATTTAAACAGCGAATTACGGCAATCATCAAATACTTCCCAGATGATCCGGCCAGTTCCGGAATTGATCAGCTTTATTTCACGGATAATGACACTTTATCCCGGCGATATTATTGCAACCGGCACACCTGAAGGGATTGGCCCGCTTGCCAGCGGCGATACCGTGACCGTGACCATCGAAGGAATCGGCACATTGATCAACAAGGTAGACGCCTGA
- a CDS encoding TRASH domain protein codes for MSPFRLIFLSILLYILYRLIFGPGKQQKKPNIAKGEQPDSFPAQDVLVEDPVCHTYIPMGQAIHLQNGKETIHFCSEQCRESFLKKKGD; via the coding sequence TTGAGTCCATTCAGACTTATCTTTCTATCAATTTTGTTGTATATTCTCTATCGTCTGATTTTCGGTCCCGGGAAACAACAGAAAAAACCGAATATTGCAAAAGGAGAACAGCCGGATTCTTTCCCGGCCCAGGATGTCCTGGTAGAGGATCCCGTCTGCCATACTTATATTCCCATGGGGCAGGCGATCCATTTACAAAACGGCAAAGAAACAATCCATTTTTGCAGCGAACAATGCCGCGAAAGCTTTCTAAAGAAAAAAGGAGACTAA
- the pgsA gene encoding CDP-diacylglycerol--glycerol-3-phosphate 3-phosphatidyltransferase, which translates to MHAQKKILTLPNLLTGFRFAVVPVLMFCFQPEAGIATSLFAFFLFLSAALTDLADGYFARKQKSETVLGKLMDPVADKVLVASALIMLIPMDRIPAWASFIIISRELVITGLRGVAASSGIVISASRLGKIKSVSQYTALCILIFPLGFLPLPFLHDLGLIVLYISVALTIWSGIEYFMKFQKVFLDPSKS; encoded by the coding sequence ATGCACGCTCAAAAAAAAATTCTGACCCTGCCCAATCTTCTCACCGGTTTTCGGTTTGCCGTGGTCCCTGTGCTGATGTTTTGCTTTCAACCCGAAGCGGGTATCGCCACAAGCCTTTTCGCCTTTTTTCTGTTTCTTTCCGCGGCCCTCACAGATCTTGCTGACGGATATTTTGCCCGGAAGCAGAAAAGTGAAACGGTTCTCGGAAAACTCATGGATCCCGTGGCGGATAAGGTGCTTGTGGCTTCGGCGCTCATCATGCTGATCCCCATGGACAGAATACCGGCGTGGGCAAGCTTTATTATTATTTCAAGAGAACTGGTGATCACCGGTCTCAGAGGGGTTGCCGCCTCTTCTGGTATCGTAATTTCAGCAAGCAGGCTTGGAAAAATCAAAAGCGTCAGCCAATACACTGCGCTGTGCATACTTATTTTCCCTCTGGGTTTCCTGCCCCTGCCCTTTCTTCATGATTTGGGCCTGATTGTGCTTTACATTTCCGTTGCGCTTACCATCTGGTCCGGAATCGAATATTTCATGAAATTCCAGAAGGTGTTTCTGGATCCATCTAAATCGTAA
- the fsa gene encoding fructose-6-phosphate aldolase, with protein sequence MKFFIDTANIDEIRQAADMGMVDGVTTNPSLIAREKKPFEEILKEICNTVDGPISAEVVSLDADGMVKEGKKLAAIHPNIVIKVPMIIEGLKAVKRFSQEGIKTNVTLIFSANQALMAAKAGATFVSPFVGRLDDISQDGMELVSDIMTIYDNYGYQAEVIVASVRSPMHVLQAGLIGADIATIPFKVIAQLAKHPLTDIGIEQFLADWEKRAKS encoded by the coding sequence ATGAAGTTCTTTATCGACACCGCAAATATTGATGAAATCAGACAGGCTGCAGACATGGGAATGGTTGACGGAGTTACGACCAACCCATCTCTCATCGCCCGAGAAAAAAAGCCCTTTGAAGAAATCTTAAAAGAAATCTGCAACACCGTTGACGGGCCGATCAGCGCCGAGGTCGTCAGTCTGGATGCTGACGGGATGGTCAAGGAAGGAAAAAAACTTGCCGCCATTCACCCCAACATCGTCATTAAAGTACCGATGATCATCGAAGGACTTAAGGCGGTTAAACGATTCAGCCAGGAAGGCATCAAAACCAATGTCACCTTGATATTCTCGGCAAATCAGGCGCTGATGGCTGCCAAGGCCGGTGCAACTTTTGTAAGTCCTTTTGTGGGCCGGCTTGACGATATTTCGCAGGATGGCATGGAACTGGTCAGCGACATCATGACCATTTATGATAATTACGGCTATCAAGCTGAAGTTATCGTTGCAAGTGTCCGCAGTCCCATGCACGTTCTCCAGGCCGGGCTTATCGGCGCAGACATTGCCACGATTCCATTTAAGGTGATTGCCCAGTTAGCCAAGCATCCGCTCACCGATATCGGCATTGAACAATTTCTTGCAGACTGGGAAAAACGGGCAAAATCATAA
- a CDS encoding lytic transglycosylase domain-containing protein — MAAFLRNIICTVLFLGMISLPMGAQATIYAFIDEDGGIHLTNVPIDPRYQPGLQSLAQFKADRYEYLYESYIRGAARMYEVDPLLIKAVIKAESNFNRLAISKKGAKGLMQLMPDTAKDMNVANVFDPESNILGGTQYLRKMLTLFQGNITLALAAYNAGPERVKEHGRVPSFPETKQYIQTVLHNYQYFQENTSPHKKWVKVQYD; from the coding sequence ATGGCTGCTTTCCTTCGCAACATTATCTGCACTGTGCTGTTCCTTGGAATGATCTCTCTTCCCATGGGGGCTCAGGCAACTATATATGCCTTTATTGATGAGGATGGCGGCATCCATCTCACCAATGTGCCGATTGATCCCAGGTACCAGCCCGGACTGCAGTCTCTTGCGCAGTTCAAAGCAGACCGTTATGAATATCTGTACGAATCATATATCCGTGGCGCAGCAAGAATGTATGAGGTTGATCCGCTGCTGATCAAAGCGGTGATCAAAGCGGAGTCGAATTTCAATCGGCTGGCCATTTCAAAGAAAGGCGCCAAAGGACTGATGCAGCTTATGCCGGATACCGCTAAAGACATGAACGTCGCTAATGTCTTTGACCCTGAGTCCAATATCCTCGGCGGCACTCAATATCTCCGGAAAATGCTTACCCTTTTCCAGGGCAATATCACCCTTGCCCTGGCTGCTTATAATGCCGGGCCCGAACGGGTCAAAGAACACGGCAGGGTCCCGAGTTTTCCGGAAACAAAACAATACATTCAAACCGTTTTACACAATTATCAATACTTTCAGGAAAATACCTCTCCACATAAAAAATGGGTAAAGGTTCAATACGACTGA
- the dapB gene encoding 4-hydroxy-tetrahydrodipicolinate reductase: MTKVLVAGAAGKMGKRVGFMVNEHKDLKLVGGFETPGHPDIGKDIGEVGGYGTAGALIADSLESVIDQADVIIDFTFHEATMRFAEIAARHKTAMVIGTTGLSQDNLANLTSLSRNFPCVQSPNMAVGVNVLFKIAKKVASILGDDYDIEIVEAHHRLKKDAPSGTALKLGEMVAAGVNRNLAEVGVYERHGMIGARTDKEIGIQTIRAGDIVGEHTVYFAGAGERLEITHRAHTRDNFAKGAALAAAWVGNKPNGMYTMFDVLGLQDL; the protein is encoded by the coding sequence ATGACAAAGGTATTAGTGGCAGGCGCTGCCGGAAAAATGGGAAAACGTGTTGGCTTCATGGTCAACGAGCACAAGGATCTCAAGCTTGTCGGCGGCTTTGAAACACCGGGACATCCGGATATCGGCAAGGATATCGGCGAAGTCGGCGGCTACGGCACAGCCGGGGCCTTGATTGCCGACAGCCTCGAAAGCGTCATCGACCAGGCGGATGTGATAATCGATTTCACCTTCCATGAGGCAACCATGCGATTTGCAGAAATCGCCGCCAGACACAAGACAGCAATGGTGATCGGCACCACCGGATTAAGCCAGGACAATCTTGCAAATCTCACGTCCCTGAGCCGCAATTTTCCCTGTGTTCAGTCGCCAAATATGGCGGTGGGGGTGAATGTCCTTTTCAAAATCGCTAAAAAAGTCGCCTCCATCCTTGGTGACGATTATGATATTGAAATCGTTGAAGCCCATCACCGCTTGAAAAAAGACGCGCCCAGCGGCACGGCACTCAAACTCGGCGAAATGGTTGCAGCGGGGGTAAATCGCAACCTTGCTGAGGTCGGAGTCTACGAAAGGCACGGCATGATCGGCGCCCGCACCGACAAAGAAATCGGCATCCAGACCATCAGAGCCGGAGACATTGTCGGTGAGCATACGGTGTATTTTGCCGGAGCCGGCGAAAGGCTTGAAATAACCCATCGGGCCCACACCAGAGACAATTTCGCCAAAGGTGCCGCCCTTGCCGCAGCTTGGGTCGGCAATAAACCCAACGGCATGTACACGATGTTTGATGTCTTAGGCCTCCAGGATCTTTAA
- the argH gene encoding argininosuccinate lyase, producing the protein MTDSSDSKKLWGGRFAEKTAASVEAFTASIHFDARLYRHDIAGSSAHAKMLAKQQLISAEECQQILAGLSEIEKEIDAGTFEFKPELEDIHMNIEKALADKIGQAGEKLHTARSRNDQVCLDIRLYLREESGKIIELLHRLRKTFVDMAEEQLGVMLPGYTHLQRAQPVLLSHHLLAYFEMFGRDTARIEDCLKRINVMPLGAAALAGTGLPIDREFVAKELDFPEITANSMDTVGDRDFAVEFLAAATLIQIHLSRLAEELVLWSSEEFSFISLADGYCTGSSIMPQKKNPDIPELIRGKSGRVIGNLIALITILKGLPLTYNRDLQEDKEPIFDTVDTIKQCLAITSEMLSHSAFNKDRMLAATDAGFITATDLADYLVIKGIPFRSAHSIVGRTVAYCIKEGKNLSELAIDQLRSFSAAIEDDVFSVLSVEGSVNSRTSAGGTALTAVQKAIEKARATLA; encoded by the coding sequence ATGACCGATTCTTCTGATTCAAAAAAACTCTGGGGCGGCAGGTTTGCGGAAAAAACCGCAGCATCGGTTGAGGCCTTCACGGCATCCATTCATTTTGACGCACGGCTGTATCGCCACGATATAGCAGGCAGCTCAGCCCACGCGAAAATGCTTGCAAAACAGCAGCTGATTTCCGCTGAAGAATGCCAACAGATCCTCGCCGGTCTTTCGGAAATCGAAAAAGAAATCGACGCTGGAACCTTTGAGTTCAAGCCGGAGCTTGAAGATATTCACATGAATATTGAAAAAGCCCTTGCTGATAAAATAGGCCAGGCGGGTGAAAAGCTCCACACCGCAAGGAGCCGAAACGATCAGGTATGCCTTGACATCAGGCTCTATCTTCGCGAGGAAAGCGGCAAGATTATCGAATTATTGCATCGCTTGCGCAAAACCTTTGTTGATATGGCCGAAGAGCAACTGGGGGTCATGCTTCCCGGCTATACGCATCTGCAACGCGCCCAGCCAGTTCTGCTCTCCCATCATTTACTGGCATATTTTGAAATGTTCGGGCGGGATACGGCGCGTATCGAGGATTGCCTGAAGCGCATCAATGTCATGCCCCTGGGGGCAGCAGCCCTTGCCGGCACAGGGCTCCCCATAGACCGTGAGTTTGTTGCAAAAGAGCTCGACTTTCCAGAAATAACCGCTAACAGCATGGATACGGTTGGCGACCGGGATTTTGCCGTGGAGTTTCTTGCCGCCGCCACCCTGATCCAGATTCATCTCAGCCGGTTGGCAGAAGAGCTCGTCCTCTGGTCGTCGGAAGAATTTTCCTTTATCAGCCTTGCGGACGGTTATTGTACCGGCAGCAGCATCATGCCGCAGAAAAAAAACCCTGACATCCCGGAGCTGATCCGCGGTAAAAGCGGCAGGGTCATCGGCAACCTGATCGCATTGATAACCATATTAAAAGGGCTGCCGCTCACCTATAACCGCGATCTGCAGGAAGATAAAGAGCCGATCTTTGACACCGTTGACACCATCAAGCAATGCCTGGCAATAACCTCGGAGATGCTCAGCCACAGTGCATTCAACAAGGACAGGATGCTTGCCGCAACCGATGCCGGGTTCATCACCGCAACCGACCTTGCCGACTACCTGGTTATTAAAGGTATTCCGTTCCGTTCCGCGCACTCCATAGTCGGCCGGACCGTTGCCTACTGCATCAAGGAAGGAAAAAATCTTAGCGAACTGGCCATTGACCAGCTGCGGTCTTTTTCAGCTGCTATCGAGGATGATGTCTTTTCCGTCCTTTCCGTTGAAGGTTCGGTGAACAGCAGGACATCCGCCGGCGGCACCGCACTCACGGCCGTTCAAAAAGCCATTGAAAAAGCCAGGGCAACGCTTGCCTGA
- the dapF gene encoding diaminopimelate epimerase: MNIKFPIAFMKMSGTGNDFIIIDHRKKFIPLEFRAAFAKAVCQRKFSVGADGLILIQNSDQADFSWDFYNADGSSAEMCGNGARCAARFAYMKKIAPAAMRFETIAGIIEAEVVDHSVKLKMTQPEGLALDLKIDFGANDQTIHFINTGVPHAIFFVKDNRETPIVNWGSAIRFHEKFQPAGTNANFVEVIDRKTLSVRTYERGVENETMACGTGAVGAALIAAILRQVDPPVTVITSGGEKLIIHFSFENTAPPVITDVYLEGPASLIYEGQLEPEALRTLQPKPGS, translated from the coding sequence ATGAATATCAAATTCCCCATAGCATTTATGAAAATGAGCGGCACCGGCAATGATTTCATCATCATTGACCACCGCAAGAAATTTATACCCCTGGAATTTCGTGCCGCTTTTGCAAAGGCCGTCTGCCAGAGGAAATTCTCGGTGGGCGCCGACGGACTGATCCTCATCCAGAACTCCGATCAGGCTGATTTTTCATGGGATTTCTATAATGCCGACGGCAGTTCCGCGGAAATGTGCGGCAACGGCGCCCGATGTGCGGCTCGTTTTGCCTACATGAAGAAAATCGCCCCGGCAGCCATGCGCTTTGAAACTATTGCCGGAATTATTGAAGCCGAGGTTGTCGACCATTCCGTGAAATTAAAAATGACCCAACCGGAAGGCCTTGCACTGGACCTGAAAATTGATTTTGGCGCAAATGATCAAACAATCCATTTCATCAATACCGGTGTGCCCCATGCGATATTTTTTGTAAAAGACAACCGTGAGACTCCCATCGTCAACTGGGGAAGCGCCATCCGTTTTCATGAAAAATTTCAACCGGCCGGCACCAACGCAAATTTTGTTGAAGTCATTGACCGCAAAACCCTTTCGGTGCGCACCTATGAACGCGGCGTGGAAAATGAAACCATGGCCTGCGGCACCGGCGCAGTTGGCGCAGCATTGATTGCCGCGATTTTAAGGCAGGTTGATCCCCCGGTGACGGTGATTACTTCCGGAGGAGAGAAACTGATTATCCATTTTTCTTTTGAAAACACTGCACCGCCCGTTATTACCGATGTGTATCTGGAAGGCCCGGCAAGTCTTATCTATGAAGGTCAGCTTGAACCTGAAGCGTTGCGGACGCTTCAACCCAAACCCGGCAGTTGA
- the lysA gene encoding diaminopimelate decarboxylase: protein MHHFTYKNNTLSCENVSIPEIARKVGTPFYLYSTETLTRHFQAFDTAFKGIPHITCFATKACSNIAILRLFSGLGGGADIVSGGELFRALTAGIDPQRIVYSGVGKTDDELRYALESGILLFNLESEQELDRLQDIAAGLGRKAPVAFRVNPDVDPKTHAYISTGLAKNKFGIPIDDAVNVYSRANSLPNIEVIGVSCHIGSQLTDISPVIESLHKLKIFITKLQTQGIEISYLDLGGGLGITYDSEAPPHPIEYASAIKAEMQDLNCTLILEPGRVIVGNAAILVTKVLYTKRGKKNFVIVDAGMNDLARPSLYNAFHGIQPVIKTEGGSETADLVGPICESGDFLARGVEIPIFERDDLIAVMSAGAYGFTMSSNYNSRPRVPEILVHGDTFHTIRKREARESLIMGEAIPDFLK, encoded by the coding sequence ATGCATCATTTTACTTACAAAAACAACACCCTTTCTTGCGAGAATGTTTCAATCCCGGAAATTGCCAGAAAAGTCGGCACGCCCTTTTATCTTTACAGCACGGAAACCCTTACCCGTCATTTCCAGGCGTTTGATACTGCCTTTAAAGGCATCCCGCACATCACCTGCTTTGCGACAAAGGCCTGCTCAAATATCGCAATCCTCCGCCTTTTTTCCGGATTGGGCGGCGGGGCAGATATTGTTTCAGGCGGTGAACTGTTCCGGGCGCTTACCGCAGGAATCGATCCACAACGAATAGTTTACTCCGGTGTCGGGAAAACCGATGACGAATTGCGCTATGCCCTGGAATCAGGAATCCTGCTCTTTAATCTCGAGTCCGAGCAGGAACTTGACAGGCTTCAGGATATTGCCGCAGGCCTTGGCAGAAAAGCCCCCGTGGCTTTCCGGGTGAACCCGGACGTTGATCCGAAAACCCATGCCTATATTTCCACCGGCCTGGCAAAAAACAAATTCGGCATCCCCATTGACGATGCAGTAAATGTCTACAGCCGTGCAAACAGTTTGCCGAATATCGAAGTGATCGGCGTCAGCTGCCATATCGGCTCCCAACTCACAGACATCTCGCCGGTTATCGAGTCCCTGCATAAGCTGAAAATCTTCATTACAAAGCTGCAGACCCAAGGCATCGAAATTTCATATCTCGACCTTGGCGGCGGCCTTGGTATAACCTATGACAGTGAGGCTCCACCGCATCCAATTGAGTACGCCTCGGCAATCAAAGCGGAAATGCAGGATCTCAATTGCACCCTGATCCTCGAACCGGGCCGGGTCATTGTCGGTAACGCCGCTATTCTGGTTACCAAGGTGTTGTACACGAAACGCGGCAAGAAAAATTTTGTGATTGTTGATGCCGGGATGAATGATCTTGCAAGGCCAAGCCTTTATAACGCCTTTCACGGGATCCAGCCGGTGATCAAAACCGAAGGCGGCAGCGAAACAGCCGACCTGGTCGGACCGATCTGTGAGTCCGGCGATTTTCTGGCACGAGGCGTAGAAATCCCGATATTTGAAAGGGATGACCTTATCGCGGTGATGAGTGCAGGCGCCTACGGCTTTACCATGTCATCAAATTATAATTCACGGCCACGGGTCCCGGAGATTCTTGTCCATGGCGATACCTTTCATACGATCCGCAAACGGGAAGCCAGGGAATCACTGATCATGGGCGAAGCAATTCCGGATTTTTTGAAATAA
- a CDS encoding argininosuccinate synthase, with translation MSSHVNKIVLAYSGGLDTSVILRWLTEEYQCPVIAYAADVGQEEDWDQVRRKGLATGAEKVIIVDLRETFVKDYVFPAFRANAIYEGSYLLGTSLARPIIAKEQVRIAEEEGADAVSHGATGKGNDQVRFELTYMALNPKLTIIAPWRIWDLNSRTKLMAYAKQHSIPVPVTKEKPYSSDENLLHISFEGGILEDPWKEPEESMFKLSVSPEKAPDKPTYIEMEFLNGDPVAIDGERLSPATLLAKLNTVGGQNGIGRLDMVENRFVGMKSRGVYETPGGTILRAAHRDLETITLDREVMKIRDNLVPQYATLVYNGFWFSPEMKLLQGTMDAAQERVNGIVRLKLYKGNCIPVGRKSDQSLYQESFATFEEDEVYSQADAGGFIRLNALRLKIQALTANKK, from the coding sequence ATGTCATCACACGTTAACAAAATAGTTCTCGCCTACTCAGGAGGTCTCGACACCTCAGTCATCCTCAGATGGCTCACGGAAGAATACCAGTGCCCGGTGATTGCCTATGCCGCAGATGTCGGGCAGGAGGAAGACTGGGACCAGGTGCGGCGCAAAGGGCTAGCCACCGGCGCCGAAAAAGTGATCATCGTTGATCTCAGGGAAACCTTTGTCAAGGATTACGTGTTTCCCGCCTTCCGCGCCAATGCCATTTATGAAGGGTCCTATCTCCTGGGCACCTCCCTGGCCAGACCGATAATTGCCAAGGAACAGGTCAGGATAGCCGAAGAAGAAGGCGCCGACGCGGTAAGCCATGGCGCCACCGGCAAGGGAAACGACCAGGTCCGTTTTGAACTGACCTATATGGCTCTCAACCCGAAACTTACAATTATTGCTCCCTGGCGGATATGGGATCTGAATTCACGAACCAAACTCATGGCATATGCCAAACAGCATTCCATTCCGGTGCCGGTGACCAAGGAAAAACCATACAGCTCGGATGAAAACCTCCTGCATATCAGCTTTGAAGGCGGCATCCTGGAAGACCCCTGGAAGGAACCGGAAGAGTCGATGTTCAAGCTCTCGGTCTCCCCTGAAAAGGCCCCGGACAAACCCACCTATATAGAGATGGAATTTCTAAACGGCGATCCTGTGGCAATTGACGGCGAAAGATTATCTCCGGCAACCCTGCTTGCAAAGCTCAACACCGTTGGCGGCCAGAATGGCATCGGCCGTCTGGATATGGTGGAAAACCGCTTTGTGGGCATGAAGTCGCGCGGTGTCTACGAAACTCCCGGCGGGACGATTCTCCGGGCCGCACACCGTGACCTTGAAACCATCACCCTGGATCGCGAAGTCATGAAAATCAGGGATAACCTTGTGCCCCAATATGCGACGCTTGTCTATAACGGTTTCTGGTTTTCGCCGGAGATGAAACTTCTGCAGGGGACGATGGATGCCGCCCAGGAAAGGGTAAACGGCATTGTTCGTCTCAAGTTGTATAAAGGGAATTGTATTCCGGTTGGCAGAAAATCCGACCAGTCTCTGTACCAGGAAAGCTTTGCCACCTTTGAGGAAGATGAGGTGTATTCCCAGGCCGATGCCGGGGGCTTCATCCGCTTAAACGCCCTGCGGTTGAAAATCCAGGCATTAACCGCTAATAAAAAATGA